The window GCCGGCGTCCTCATATTGAGGCTCGATGATCATGTCGCCGGCGCTATCTATATAACCCCACCTACCATCGATACTGACTGCGGCCAGACCCTCGGAGAATATGCCTGCATCGTCATATTTGGGCTCGATGACCATGGTTCCGGTTGTATCTATGTAGCCCCATACTCCACCGACCTTCTGGGCAGCGGCTAGCCCCTCGGAGAACCGGCGTGCATCGGTGAATCTGCCGTCTTCGATAACAGTCTTCCCATTGCTGTTTATGAAACCATACCTCGAAGTCAAGGCTATTCCCTCGTGGAAATCGCCCGTATCCCCGCCATATTCAAATGGCTGCATCTCGGGAGGGATCACATATTCTCCCGCAATATTGATGAATCCGGTTTGACCACCCTCTGGGGTGTTGTTCGTCCATATCCTCGCGAGACCCTCCGAGAAACTAAAGGCGTGGTTAAACCGGGGCTCGATTACGTAGTCACCACTTCTATCGATATAGCCATATTGAACGCCCCCTTTTTCCAATACACAAGCCACACCTCCTGAGAAAGGATTCCCGTCCCAATATTCTTGCTCAATGGCTATTGTGCCATTTTTATCTATATAGCCGATGTTGTCGATCAAGGCCAGGCCTTCAGAGAACTCGTGAGCCATTCCATATTTCGGTTCTATTACAATGTCGCCGTTCTTATCAATGTAGCCGTACTTATTCCTCCATCCATCCTTTATCTCTACGCCTGCTTCCCCTGCACAAGAGGCCGTACACGATACGATAGCCAAACTAAGCAGGACAGTTAAAGCTCGTATTCCCTTCAAGATCTCTACCACCCCCCTGGAAAATGGCTTGGATTCTAGAATAACCTTCCCTCGTTCTCCACATCAACTTTCTTATCATCTTGGTATTGGACAACTAGTATTGTTGCCCCGGAGCCATTTGCTTTTTTTGCACTCTCAACTCTATATGCTAGATCTGTTCCAGGCAGGACCACCGGACATCCCAGAGAACCAGGGGTTTTACGATAATTGCCA is drawn from Nitrospirota bacterium and contains these coding sequences:
- a CDS encoding WG repeat-containing protein — encoded protein: MVEILKGIRALTVLLSLAIVSCTASCAGEAGVEIKDGWRNKYGYIDKNGDIVIEPKYGMAHEFSEGLALIDNIGYIDKNGTIAIEQEYWDGNPFSGGVACVLEKGGVQYGYIDRSGDYVIEPRFNHAFSFSEGLARIWTNNTPEGGQTGFINIAGEYVIPPEMQPFEYGGDTGDFHEGIALTSRYGFINSNGKTVIEDGRFTDARRFSEGLAAAQKVGGVWGYIDTTGTMVIEPKYDDAGIFSEGLAAVSIDGRWGYIDSAGDMIIEPQYEDAGIFSEGLAAVKIDGKWGYIDKNGSMVIEPQYEDAGYFSEGLAPVKF